One part of the Phragmites australis chromosome 3, lpPhrAust1.1, whole genome shotgun sequence genome encodes these proteins:
- the LOC133910464 gene encoding proline-rich receptor-like protein kinase PERK9: MAPLPLLFAPVRPPAPPRSAPPRRLGRSATSSQCATPPNRARHGVKPLTPSRRDPPRLQPGRTDPAVPCHPRAVAVRHGEPPPFPLLSLCADLRRPCAPSRCCRAPLAAVPSWPSRHLAPPVGLQLHRAIRPPAVPRSHLCVVLPSCVLVRRRFTAPANLLSSRRATLSSSLIPLLGRRPAQPPCASHSWSRRAVQPPPAAGSPPGRRAHHLSISSGCSAPFFRPPPPGLLPSREPQRRRFFSAGHLPLASSGSPSLFRRRRLFPLLRRHRCPSLRSPPPLSEPHRQNGPAGLILPPALSAPSL, translated from the coding sequence ATGGCTCCTCTGCCTCTCCTCTTCGCGCCCGTGCGTCCTCCCGCACCGCCGCGCTCAGCTCCTCCGCGCCGTCTCGGCCGCTCGGCCACGTCCAGCCAGTGCGCCACCCCACCGAACCGAGCCCGCCACGGCGTAAAGCCGCTCACACCGAGCCGCCGTGACCCACCTCGACTCCAGCCGGGCCGCACCGACCCAGCCGTGCCGTGCCACCCACGCGCCGTCGCCGTTCGTCACGGTGAGCCGCCTCCCTTTCCACTGCTCTCCCTCTGCGCCGACCTGCGCCGCCCGTGCGCGCCAAGCCGCTGCTGCCGTGCCCCTCTGGCCGCCGTTCCGTCGTGGCCGAGCCGTCACCTCGCGCCACCGGTCGGACTGCAGCTCCACCGCGCCATCCGGCCTCCCGCCGTCCCGCGCTCGCATCTGTGCGTCGTGCTGCCGTCGTGCGTGCTGGTCCGCCGGCGCTTCACCGCCCCGGCCAACCTCCTCTCTTCCAGGCGTGCCACCCTCTCCAGCTCCCTCATCCCCTTGCTCGGCCGCCGCCCAGCGCAGCCGCCGTGCGCGTCGCACTCCTGGTCGCGCCGCGCCGTGCAGCCGCCGCCCGCAGCCGGCTCGCCGCCAGGTCGCCGCGCACACCATCTCTCCATCTCCTCCGGCTGCTCCGCGCCGTTCTTCCGGCCACCGCCTCCCGGCCTTCTTCCGTCCCGAGAACCCCAGCGTCGTCGCTTCTTCTCCGCCGGCCACCTCCCTCTGGCGAGCTCCGGCTCCCCCTCCCTTTTCCGGCGCCGTCGCTTGTTCCCTCTCCTCCGGCGCCACCGCTGCCCCTCACTCCGATCTCCTCCGCCTCTCTCTGAGCCGCACAGGCAAAATGGCCCGGCCGGCCTTATCCTCCCCCCTGCCTTAtctgctccctctctctag